From Cellvibrio zantedeschiae, the proteins below share one genomic window:
- a CDS encoding DEAD/DEAH box helicase, which produces MTDQILFTDLALSEPVLKAIQSVGYEVPSPIQAAAIPVLLQGGDILGMAQTGTGKTAAFALPLLSKLDVKQADPQILVLAPTRELAIQVAEAFQKYAAHIPGFHVLPIYGGQDMTSQLRQLKRGVHVVVGTPGRVMDHLRRGSLNLNSLKSLVLDEADEMLRMGFIDDVEWILEHTPETRQTALFSATMPREIRKVCDNYLRDAKEIKIASSQSTGDNIEQVYWMVSGTNKLDALTRILEVEPFDGMIIFVRTKTATVELAEKLEARGFSAAALNGDMNQQLRERTIERLKSGSLDIVIATDVAARGIDVERVSHVVNYDIPYDSEAYVHRIGRTGRAGRSGKAILFVAPREKRLLYTIEKATKKPITLMELPSGAAVTKHRIDQFTQQITTTLAEQPDLSFFNDLLAEFSNKNEVSPEDIASALAYLLQRERPLQVKFTDVKPERESRGEGRDRGGREERGGRDRNDRGGRDGGRERSREDRPRREHNDENMVRYRIEVGRNHEARPGDIVGAIANEAGISSANIGHIKLHDEFSTVDLPKGLSNDVLSQLKKVRVRNRPLEISVDTGAGGNSRDRDFGDRGPRSFSRDDKPRSDKPRSYSDKPRDGAPRGKLGLGDKPKGEKSKSFRPKKFD; this is translated from the coding sequence ATGACTGACCAAATTCTGTTTACCGATTTAGCACTCTCCGAGCCTGTACTTAAAGCCATTCAATCTGTTGGCTACGAAGTACCCTCGCCCATTCAAGCCGCAGCTATTCCCGTGCTGTTGCAAGGTGGCGACATTCTCGGCATGGCGCAAACTGGTACAGGTAAGACTGCAGCCTTCGCATTGCCACTGCTGTCAAAATTAGATGTAAAGCAAGCAGACCCACAAATTCTGGTTCTCGCACCAACACGTGAACTTGCGATTCAAGTAGCTGAAGCATTCCAAAAATACGCTGCACACATTCCGGGCTTCCACGTATTGCCAATTTATGGCGGTCAAGACATGACCAGCCAATTGCGCCAATTAAAACGCGGCGTGCACGTTGTTGTTGGTACACCTGGCCGCGTAATGGACCACTTGCGTCGCGGCAGTTTGAATTTAAATAGTTTGAAAAGCCTTGTACTCGATGAAGCCGACGAAATGCTGCGCATGGGCTTTATCGATGACGTTGAATGGATTCTTGAACACACTCCAGAGACTCGTCAAACTGCACTTTTCTCTGCAACCATGCCGCGCGAAATTCGCAAAGTGTGCGACAACTATTTGCGCGATGCGAAAGAAATTAAAATCGCCAGCTCACAATCCACTGGCGACAATATTGAACAAGTTTACTGGATGGTTAGCGGCACCAATAAATTGGATGCACTTACACGTATCCTTGAAGTAGAACCTTTTGACGGCATGATTATTTTCGTGCGAACCAAAACCGCAACCGTTGAGCTCGCTGAAAAATTGGAAGCACGTGGTTTCTCTGCCGCTGCTTTGAACGGCGACATGAACCAACAATTGCGCGAACGCACTATTGAGCGTTTGAAATCAGGCTCTTTGGATATTGTTATAGCTACTGACGTTGCCGCACGCGGTATCGACGTAGAGCGCGTAAGCCACGTTGTTAACTACGACATTCCGTATGACTCAGAAGCCTACGTTCACCGTATTGGTCGTACTGGCCGTGCAGGTCGTAGTGGTAAAGCTATTTTGTTTGTTGCACCACGTGAAAAACGTTTGCTATACACCATAGAAAAAGCGACCAAGAAGCCAATCACTTTGATGGAATTACCAAGCGGCGCTGCAGTAACCAAACACCGTATTGATCAGTTCACCCAGCAAATTACTACCACACTGGCTGAGCAGCCAGATTTAAGTTTCTTCAATGATTTGTTGGCAGAGTTCAGCAACAAAAATGAAGTATCGCCAGAAGATATCGCATCTGCTCTCGCTTATTTGTTGCAACGCGAGCGCCCACTGCAAGTGAAATTTACTGACGTAAAACCTGAGCGCGAATCTCGTGGTGAAGGACGTGATCGCGGTGGCCGCGAAGAACGCGGTGGTCGTGATCGCAATGATCGTGGTGGCCGTGATGGAGGTCGCGAACGCTCACGTGAAGATCGTCCACGCCGTGAACACAACGACGAGAACATGGTTCGCTACCGCATTGAAGTAGGTCGCAACCATGAAGCTCGCCCTGGTGATATCGTTGGTGCAATCGCAAACGAAGCCGGTATTTCCAGCGCGAACATTGGCCATATTAAATTGCACGACGAATTCTCAACGGTAGATTTACCAAAAGGTTTGTCTAATGATGTATTGAGCCAATTGAAAAAAGTTCGTGTACGCAATCGTCCGCTAGAAATCAGCGTTGATACTGGTGCTGGCGGCAATAGTCGCGATCGTGATTTCGGTGATCGCGGCCCGCGCTCTTTTTCACGCGATGATAAGCCACGCAGCGATAAACCACGCAGCTACTCAGATAAACCACGCGACGGCGCACCACGCGGAAAATTAGGTTTAGGTGATAAACCAAAAGGCGAAAAGAGCAAAAGCTTTCGTCCAAAGAAGTTTGATTAA
- a CDS encoding YaiI/YqxD family protein, which yields MQIWVDADACPKPVKEILYRAAHKRQILMILVANQYLSAPASPWIKATQVAGGFDVADNYIVQELTAGDLVVTADIPLAAEAIAKGAAVINPRGERYTKDSIGARLNMRDFMETMRSSGVVHDGPPPYNDRDKQTFANALDSLLAKAKSNPM from the coding sequence ATGCAAATCTGGGTCGATGCCGACGCCTGCCCCAAGCCCGTCAAAGAAATTCTCTACCGCGCTGCTCACAAACGCCAAATCCTGATGATACTGGTCGCTAACCAGTATTTATCCGCACCGGCCTCGCCGTGGATTAAAGCCACACAGGTCGCTGGCGGCTTCGATGTGGCCGACAACTATATAGTTCAGGAGCTAACCGCTGGCGATCTGGTAGTGACTGCAGACATCCCTCTCGCTGCCGAAGCCATCGCTAAAGGCGCAGCGGTCATCAACCCCCGCGGTGAGCGCTACACCAAAGACAGTATCGGCGCTCGCCTCAACATGCGCGACTTTATGGAAACCATGCGCTCCAGCGGCGTAGTCCACGATGGCCCTCCTCCATACAACGACCGCGACAAGCAAACCTTCGCCAACGCATTGGATTCGTTATTAGCAAAAGCAAAATCCAACCCAATGTGA
- a CDS encoding 4-alpha-glucanotransferase produces MSEKHISTTALARMLHKESKELFILLAQGGWMVKVDNHWQLTEKGRFEGGIYINHPKYGEYIAWPESIQDHPLLRLLPEAPLSATHIGTKLDLPARLVNLLLAERGWIKKHIRGWLLTPRGKALGGEQHTSEQSGIPYTTWPETLLDNSLFLDSVAQLKGENFTTSTKAMSGQVVALREALILENWLYLANVHHSVNYELKAGSEKIQADFFLPELQVAIDLWGAADNAAAIARKLAKQEFYQKHGYDFIEIHDENIAQLDELLAKQLLQFGLAVY; encoded by the coding sequence ATGTCCGAAAAACACATTTCCACCACCGCCTTGGCACGCATGCTTCACAAAGAAAGCAAAGAGCTATTTATATTGTTGGCGCAAGGTGGCTGGATGGTAAAGGTGGATAACCACTGGCAGTTGACAGAGAAAGGTCGGTTTGAAGGCGGGATATATATCAATCATCCCAAATATGGCGAATACATCGCGTGGCCGGAATCCATTCAGGATCATCCGTTACTGCGTTTATTGCCAGAGGCGCCGCTCAGTGCAACCCACATTGGTACCAAATTGGATTTACCCGCGCGCTTGGTGAATTTGCTATTGGCTGAGCGTGGCTGGATTAAAAAGCATATTCGCGGTTGGTTGTTGACACCAAGAGGAAAAGCCTTAGGTGGCGAACAACACACCAGTGAACAAAGTGGTATTCCCTATACGACCTGGCCGGAAACTCTGTTGGATAACTCGCTATTTTTGGACTCGGTTGCGCAATTAAAGGGAGAGAATTTTACTACTTCTACAAAAGCTATGAGCGGGCAAGTGGTAGCCTTGCGCGAAGCTTTGATATTAGAAAATTGGTTGTACCTCGCCAATGTGCACCACTCGGTTAATTATGAGCTGAAAGCGGGCAGCGAAAAAATCCAGGCTGATTTTTTCTTGCCGGAATTACAAGTCGCTATTGATTTATGGGGCGCTGCAGACAATGCAGCGGCAATTGCACGAAAGTTGGCGAAGCAGGAGTTTTACCAAAAGCATGGCTACGACTTTATTGAAATTCACGATGAAAATATCGCGCAATTGGATGAGCTTTTAGCAAAGCAATTGTTGCAATTTGGTTTGGCAGTTTATTAA
- a CDS encoding HIT family protein, producing the protein MASVFTLIIEGKIPGHFVYQDDIAVAILTIQPIREGHVLVIPRQEIDQWSDLPVDVAAHLMKVSHKIANAMKPLFPCTRIGVMIAGLEVPHTHIHLVPMDSMDDLSFSFAKNADQEALKKTAEKIRTAVKG; encoded by the coding sequence ATGGCAAGTGTATTCACATTGATTATAGAAGGAAAAATTCCTGGGCATTTTGTGTATCAAGATGATATTGCTGTTGCAATCTTAACGATTCAACCTATTCGCGAAGGGCATGTGTTGGTAATCCCTCGACAAGAAATTGATCAATGGAGTGATTTACCGGTTGATGTTGCTGCGCACTTGATGAAAGTTAGCCATAAAATCGCCAATGCGATGAAACCTTTGTTTCCTTGCACGCGTATAGGCGTGATGATTGCCGGGCTGGAAGTTCCTCATACGCATATTCATTTGGTGCCTATGGATTCTATGGATGATTTAAGTTTTTCGTTTGCAAAAAATGCAGATCAGGAAGCATTGAAAAAAACAGCCGAAAAAATTCGCACTGCTGTTAAGGGTTAA
- a CDS encoding methyl-accepting chemotaxis protein yields the protein MNAYYKQKEFEEHPLQPGDKNHQAFDNYRMEPGAITRGWLPWFGKNSKASLSVPCLVNRGQIPRIEKTFAGMVATRINIMTEWANQHWARLNYLAAELEQKWPNGLSDSLVRFRRLNNEASEIFIINTRHEIIASTASERIGELDSNKVPAQYLQAPFLLGPYCDPYTEKLGATTSKFHDQVTLMFYQPIRINHEVVGSVCVRIPNDVLSDLIQREDGHVYRGSGDNYLFMVKSNLDKSILPGTALSRSRFEDSTFSGGDNLKNGIPTSNGVVKVAKHTEFELRFVDPITSQLHPGVQQTINKGKNIFVDYPGYPDYRHIPVVGAGSTFQMPGSPDTWGLMCEGDLEEVYEQRSLNYILFTRLVLGLGIGFVFHWLLINYLKLTAPDNLLATLFAYSLPLLSVWLFGVRARMAKVKELTDFFLGVAECGESLNKRMDSGLFAKDEIRALADWTNSFVDKMDHTAQGMISIESELSRVSGSLNKTAITAKTCSVELLDSAQLTANATRILHESVHNMAETISVSATASDRALNESITGKSVIEKNRTEITLLEQQIEKSALTINKLSDETQTVSQVIRIIYDIAQQTNLLALNAAIEAARAGESGRGFSVVADEVRNLASRTAEATKTISANLESIKEQALSSVTSMQDCQLIANNSVGYAEIANDSISKIHDEIESVKSQLHHISEIMQEQNSQATIAMQQAASISSYANTTAENATETRALVASVAQLAISLSKAAKDLKGAAS from the coding sequence ATGAATGCTTACTATAAACAGAAAGAATTCGAGGAGCATCCGCTCCAGCCTGGTGATAAAAACCATCAAGCGTTTGATAATTATCGAATGGAGCCTGGTGCTATAACGCGTGGTTGGTTGCCATGGTTTGGTAAAAACTCTAAAGCATCTTTATCGGTTCCATGTCTTGTCAATCGCGGCCAAATTCCACGTATAGAAAAAACCTTTGCGGGCATGGTGGCAACGCGCATCAATATTATGACCGAGTGGGCAAACCAGCACTGGGCACGGCTTAATTATCTGGCGGCAGAGCTTGAGCAAAAATGGCCGAATGGCTTGAGCGATTCATTGGTACGTTTTCGTAGGCTTAATAATGAAGCATCCGAAATATTTATTATTAATACTCGCCATGAAATTATTGCTTCAACTGCGTCTGAACGTATAGGTGAGTTAGATTCCAATAAAGTGCCTGCGCAATACCTTCAAGCGCCTTTTTTATTAGGGCCTTATTGCGATCCCTACACCGAAAAACTGGGAGCAACCACGTCCAAGTTTCACGATCAAGTTACGCTCATGTTTTACCAGCCTATCCGTATTAATCATGAAGTAGTTGGAAGTGTCTGCGTTCGTATTCCCAACGATGTGCTCAGTGATCTAATCCAGCGTGAAGATGGCCATGTTTATCGTGGTTCGGGTGATAACTATTTGTTTATGGTTAAATCTAACCTTGATAAAAGTATTTTGCCGGGTACTGCATTGTCGCGTTCACGCTTTGAAGATAGTACTTTTTCCGGTGGTGACAATTTAAAGAATGGTATACCCACTAGTAATGGCGTAGTAAAAGTTGCAAAACACACAGAGTTTGAATTGCGATTTGTTGACCCTATAACTTCGCAATTGCATCCTGGTGTTCAGCAAACTATTAACAAAGGGAAAAATATTTTTGTGGATTATCCGGGCTATCCAGACTACCGGCATATTCCAGTTGTTGGCGCAGGCTCAACGTTTCAAATGCCCGGTTCACCGGATACATGGGGATTGATGTGTGAGGGCGATCTGGAAGAGGTTTATGAGCAGCGCAGCTTAAATTACATTCTGTTCACGCGACTGGTGTTGGGTTTGGGTATTGGATTTGTTTTCCATTGGCTGTTGATAAATTATTTAAAATTGACGGCACCTGATAATTTACTCGCTACATTGTTTGCTTATTCCTTACCGCTACTTTCTGTATGGTTGTTTGGTGTCAGGGCGAGAATGGCAAAAGTTAAGGAGCTGACGGATTTCTTTCTGGGCGTGGCAGAATGTGGTGAATCACTCAATAAGCGAATGGACTCCGGTTTATTTGCTAAAGATGAAATTCGAGCGCTTGCCGATTGGACCAATAGCTTTGTGGACAAGATGGATCACACGGCGCAGGGTATGATTAGTATTGAAAGTGAGTTAAGTCGCGTTTCAGGTTCGCTTAATAAAACCGCTATTACTGCCAAAACCTGTTCTGTTGAATTATTGGATTCAGCGCAACTCACTGCCAATGCCACCAGGATTCTCCACGAAAGTGTACATAATATGGCTGAGACTATTTCAGTCAGTGCTACAGCATCAGATCGTGCACTCAATGAATCCATAACGGGTAAAAGTGTAATTGAAAAAAATCGCACAGAAATTACTTTGCTCGAACAGCAAATTGAAAAGTCAGCCTTGACGATTAATAAGTTAAGCGATGAAACTCAAACTGTAAGCCAGGTAATCCGTATTATTTATGATATCGCCCAGCAAACTAATCTATTGGCCTTGAACGCCGCGATTGAGGCAGCGAGGGCGGGGGAATCCGGGCGTGGTTTTTCTGTGGTGGCAGATGAAGTCCGTAATTTGGCTTCGCGCACAGCGGAGGCGACAAAAACAATTTCTGCGAATTTGGAATCTATTAAAGAGCAAGCTTTAAGTTCGGTCACGTCTATGCAAGATTGTCAATTAATCGCTAATAACAGTGTTGGTTATGCAGAGATTGCCAATGATTCCATTTCTAAAATACATGACGAAATAGAATCGGTTAAAAGCCAGTTGCATCACATCAGTGAAATTATGCAAGAGCAAAATTCGCAGGCCACAATTGCCATGCAGCAGGCCGCGTCCATTTCATCCTATGCAAATACAACGGCAGAGAACGCAACTGAAACCAGAGCGTTGGTTGCAAGTGTTGCGCAGTTGGCTATTTCTTTATCGAAAGCGGCTAAGGATTTGAAGGGGGCTGCAAGCTAA
- a CDS encoding sensor histidine kinase: protein MAGMQTIQPLNKPLKLVSLDAAEPVSVSKQGDKGQDLKSAFDLFNEMSQQLTDSYFMLENRVAELNQELSTVADQRMQELAEKEKIANRLENLLNFLPGGVVVLDSSGRISECNPAAIDLLGEPLQGELWRDVIVRSFAPRQDDGHEVSLRDGRRISISTRNQGEDGQIILLTDQTETRRLQSQLSRHERLSALGKMMSALAHQIRTPLSAAMLYAGHLCNSKLDEEKRHQFSEKICNRLNNIERQVQDMLVFAKGELPLKDVVSVNELQQAFAEAMEVPLMTTESICVWHNDCGDQVIQCNREALIGALLNLVNNAIQAVERNAKLRITFTSTHPKNANEDPQLMIAVCDAGPGIAPELLPNLGDLFVTTKAQGTGLGLAVVKAVARAHHGNFSLQSTQGQGTCASLFMPFAIL from the coding sequence ATGGCGGGCATGCAAACCATCCAACCATTGAACAAGCCGTTAAAGCTGGTATCGCTGGACGCTGCCGAGCCTGTGTCTGTCTCCAAACAAGGCGATAAGGGACAGGATCTTAAAAGCGCGTTCGACCTTTTTAACGAGATGTCGCAGCAGCTGACTGACTCCTATTTCATGCTGGAAAACCGTGTTGCCGAGCTCAATCAAGAGCTGAGTACGGTTGCTGACCAGCGTATGCAGGAATTGGCTGAGAAAGAGAAAATCGCTAATCGTTTGGAAAACCTGCTCAATTTCCTCCCCGGTGGAGTCGTAGTGCTGGATTCCTCCGGGCGTATTTCCGAATGCAATCCTGCGGCCATTGATTTGTTGGGTGAACCTTTGCAAGGTGAATTGTGGCGCGATGTTATCGTCCGTTCGTTTGCACCACGTCAGGATGATGGCCATGAAGTGTCGCTGCGTGATGGTCGTCGTATCAGCATCTCAACCCGTAACCAAGGCGAAGATGGGCAAATTATTTTGCTGACTGATCAAACTGAAACCCGTCGCCTGCAAAGCCAATTGAGCCGCCACGAACGTTTGTCTGCATTGGGCAAGATGATGAGTGCGTTGGCGCATCAAATTCGCACGCCTTTATCTGCAGCCATGTTATATGCAGGCCACTTGTGCAACAGCAAATTAGACGAAGAAAAACGTCATCAGTTCTCCGAAAAAATTTGCAATCGTTTAAATAATATCGAACGCCAGGTGCAAGACATGTTGGTGTTTGCCAAAGGTGAATTACCTTTAAAAGATGTTGTGAGTGTTAATGAATTGCAGCAAGCATTCGCCGAGGCGATGGAAGTCCCTTTAATGACCACAGAATCAATTTGTGTGTGGCACAACGATTGTGGTGATCAAGTGATTCAATGCAATCGTGAAGCCTTAATTGGCGCGCTGTTGAATTTAGTGAATAACGCCATTCAAGCTGTAGAGCGCAATGCAAAATTGCGTATTACTTTTACGTCTACTCACCCAAAAAATGCAAACGAAGATCCGCAATTAATGATTGCTGTTTGCGACGCCGGCCCCGGTATAGCGCCTGAATTATTACCTAATCTTGGCGATTTATTTGTAACGACCAAAGCACAGGGCACTGGCCTTGGCTTGGCTGTCGTTAAAGCTGTTGCGCGCGCGCACCACGGCAATTTCAGTTTGCAATCAACACAGGGGCAGGGCACTTGTGCCAGCCTCTTTATGCCTTTCGCAATCCTTTAA